In the Numida meleagris isolate 19003 breed g44 Domestic line chromosome 5, NumMel1.0, whole genome shotgun sequence genome, one interval contains:
- the TYW5 gene encoding tRNA wybutosine-synthesizing protein 5 isoform X2 gives MERREQPVVQVPSLDGVTRERFLQDVYPRREPVVLKGMELGPCTTKWTVDYLSQAEGSKEVKIHVSAVPQMDFLSKNFVYRTLPFDVFVRRAAEAKHKEYFLSEDEKYYLRSVGEDARKVMDNFLIQVTGRKRVVLYSPRDVPYLYLSGTKSEVLDVDNPDFEKYPLFVKAKRYQCYLEAGDVLFIPAMWFHNVISEEFGVALNVFWKHLPAECYDKSDTYGNKDPTAASRAIQILDRALKTLEELPEEYRDFYARRMVLRIQEKAYRNDYG, from the exons ATGGAGCGGCGCGAGCAGCCCGTGGTGCAGGTGCCGAGCCTGGACGGCGTGACGCGGGAGCGCTTCCTGCAGGACGTCTATCCCCGG AGAGAGCCAGTTGTGCTGAAAGGAATGGAGCTGGGCCCTTGCACAACCAAATGGACAGTAGATTACCTGAGCCAAGCCGAAGGATCTAAGGAAGTAAAGATCCATGTTTCTGCAGTACCACAGATGGATTTCCTCAGTAAGAACTTTGTGTATAG aacTCTGCCTTTTGATGTATTTGTACGAAGGGCAGCTGAAGCCAAACACAAAGAGTACTTTCTTTCTGAG GATGAGAAGTACTATTTGCGATCAGTGGGTGAAGATGCTAGGAAG GTAATGGATAACTTCTTAATCCAAGTAACGGGTAGAAAACGAGTTGTTCTGTACAGTCCTCGAGATGTAccatatttatatttatcag GTACTAAATCAGAGGTGCTAGATGTTGATAACCCAGACTTTGAGAAATACCCACTTTTTGTGAAAGCCAAGCGCTATCAATGTTATCTGGAAGCAGGAGATGTGTTATTTATTCCAG ctatGTGGTTCCACAATGTAATTTCTGAGGAATTTGGAGTGGCACTGAATGTCTTCTGGAAACACCTTCCTGCTGAGTGCTACGATAAGAGTGACACTTATGGAAATAAAGATCCCACAGCAGCCTCTAGAGCTATACAGATCTTGGACAGGGCCTTGAAAACACTTGAAGAACTACCTGAAGAATACAGGGATTTCTATGCTCGAAGGATGGTGTTACGGATCCAAGAAAAAGCCTATAGGAATGATTATGGATAA
- the TYW5 gene encoding tRNA wybutosine-synthesizing protein 5 isoform X1, with protein sequence MERREQPVVQVPSLDGVTRERFLQDVYPRREPVVLKGMELGPCTTKWTVDYLSQAEGSKEVKIHVSAVPQMDFLSKNFVYRTLPFDVFVRRAAEAKHKEYFLSEDEKYYLRSVGEDARKDVANIRKQFPILAEDVQIPEYFEKEQFFSSVFRISSAGLQLWTHYDVMDNFLIQVTGRKRVVLYSPRDVPYLYLSGTKSEVLDVDNPDFEKYPLFVKAKRYQCYLEAGDVLFIPAMWFHNVISEEFGVALNVFWKHLPAECYDKSDTYGNKDPTAASRAIQILDRALKTLEELPEEYRDFYARRMVLRIQEKAYRNDYG encoded by the exons ATGGAGCGGCGCGAGCAGCCCGTGGTGCAGGTGCCGAGCCTGGACGGCGTGACGCGGGAGCGCTTCCTGCAGGACGTCTATCCCCGG AGAGAGCCAGTTGTGCTGAAAGGAATGGAGCTGGGCCCTTGCACAACCAAATGGACAGTAGATTACCTGAGCCAAGCCGAAGGATCTAAGGAAGTAAAGATCCATGTTTCTGCAGTACCACAGATGGATTTCCTCAGTAAGAACTTTGTGTATAG aacTCTGCCTTTTGATGTATTTGTACGAAGGGCAGCTGAAGCCAAACACAAAGAGTACTTTCTTTCTGAG GATGAGAAGTACTATTTGCGATCAGTGGGTGAAGATGCTAGGAAG GATGTTGCAAATATCAGAAAACAGTTTCCTATTTTGGCAGAAGATGTTCAGATTCCAGAGTACTTTGAGAAGGAACAGTTTTTCTCTAGTGTCTTCCGCATCAGCTCAGCAGGTTTACAGCTATGGACCCATTATGAT GTAATGGATAACTTCTTAATCCAAGTAACGGGTAGAAAACGAGTTGTTCTGTACAGTCCTCGAGATGTAccatatttatatttatcag GTACTAAATCAGAGGTGCTAGATGTTGATAACCCAGACTTTGAGAAATACCCACTTTTTGTGAAAGCCAAGCGCTATCAATGTTATCTGGAAGCAGGAGATGTGTTATTTATTCCAG ctatGTGGTTCCACAATGTAATTTCTGAGGAATTTGGAGTGGCACTGAATGTCTTCTGGAAACACCTTCCTGCTGAGTGCTACGATAAGAGTGACACTTATGGAAATAAAGATCCCACAGCAGCCTCTAGAGCTATACAGATCTTGGACAGGGCCTTGAAAACACTTGAAGAACTACCTGAAGAATACAGGGATTTCTATGCTCGAAGGATGGTGTTACGGATCCAAGAAAAAGCCTATAGGAATGATTATGGATAA
- the MAIP1 gene encoding m-AAA protease-interacting protein 1, mitochondrial: MMALRAAPRPGRWLARALLAPGAARAAPLTARVRAPSLPRALPALPAARFASSGPEGEGPQRRVVVVRITNPLAWLRTRFYYLLIRLYFDSEFSIEEFTRGAKQAFSVVSQLLSQRKLDLLDGLVSAEVLQMLKEKISSLSENHRDALAADMDAIMYTTEGDVRIYYDDDGRKFVSILMRFWYLNGANLPDEVPGETKVFQVVFGDESTKEKRHLLTANYEFQREFTEGAKPDWTITRIEHPKLLE; encoded by the exons ATGATGGCGCTGCGCGCTGCTCCCCGGCCCGGCCGGTGGCTGGCGCGCGCGCTCCTGGCACCGGGGGCGGCCCGCGCAGCCCCGCTCACCGCGCGGGTCCGGGCCCCGTCACTGCCGAGAGCCCTCCCCGCGCTCCCCGCCGCGCGCTTCGCCAGCAGCGGGCCGGAGGGAGAGGGGCCGCAGCGGCGGGTGGTGGTGGTGCGCATCACCAACCCCCTGGCGTGGCTCCGCACCCGCTTCTACTACTTGCTCATCCGCCTCTACTTCGACTCGGAGTTCAGCATCGAGGAGTTCACGCGCGGCGCCAAGCAG GCCTTTTCCgttgtttcacagctgttgtCTCAGCGTAAACTTGACCTACTAGATGGCCTGGTTTCAGCAGAA GTACTTCAGATGttgaaggaaaagatttcttcaCTCTCTGAGAACCACAGGGATGCTTTGGCAGCTGACATGGATGCAATCATGTACACGACAGAAGGAGATGTTCGCATTTACTACGATGATGATG GAAGAAAGTTTGTTAGTATCCTGATGCGTTTCTGGTATCTGAATGGTGCTAACCTACCTGATGAAGTACCAGGTGAAACCAAAGTCTTCCAGGTTGTGTTTGGAGAtgaaagcacaaaggaaaaaagacatctTTTAACAGCGAACTATGA GTTCCAAAGGGAATTTACGGAAGGAGCAAAACCAGACTGGACAATTACACGAATTGAACATCCAAAGCTATTAGAATAA